TAATTATTTGTGCGAAAAACGAATCAGAGCATCTGAGGGAGTTTCTTCCTTCTGTTCTGGAGCAGGATTATCCTCAATACGAGGTTATTGTGATTAATGACGGATCTACAGATGCCACAGAGGAGCTGCTTCGTGAAATGTCAAAACAGTATCCACATCTTTATCGAACCTTCGTGCCTGATTCTGCTAATGTTATAAGTACCAAAAAATTAGGTATCACAATTGGCATTAAGGCAGCTAAATATGATCTGTTGCTTTTTACAGATGCAGATTGCAAGCCTACAGATAAACAATGGATAAGAAACATGTCCCGTAATTTTACGCAGGGCACTGAGTTGGTGATCGGATATGGAGGTTATCAAAAGTCAAAAACATTATTGGGGCAACTGATCTCATTCGATACGTTGTTTATAGGTTTGGAATCGTTGGGATTTGCTTTGACAGGCCATCCTTACATGGGCGTAGGACGTAACATGGCGTATCGTAAGGAAACATTCCTGCGTGAAAAAGGTTTTTCCAAATTTCTGAAGCTTCAGTCGGGAGATGACGATCTGTTTGTCAATAGAATTGCCAATGAATATAATACACGGGTTGAAATATCCCCTGAAAGTGTCACCTGGTCGGTTCCGAAAGCCACATTTAATGGCTGGTTCCGGCAGAAGGAACGGCATCTTTCTACGTCAAGATTTTATACCATGCGTAGCTTAACGATGCTTGGCGTTGAAGTATTAACAAGAGGATTATTTTATCTGCTTTTGCTTGCTATATTGCTTTTTAGTCCTTCTCTGTTGAAAATGATCGCTTTTGCATTGTTTTTGTGCCGGTATGGCATTCAATTGTGGACGGTCAATAAAATAGCCAAACAATGGGATGAACAAAGATTCTATATTACCCTTGTTCTCTTTGATATGTTCCTTCCCCTAGTCAATCTGTATATTCATCTGTTTGGCAAAAAGGGTAATTATCAGTGGAAATAATTTTCCATTGAAGTGAAAAAGAGTCTTTCCTTTTTACAAAAACGTAGTTTCTTTCGATTGTAGATTGTATATTTGTTGCATAAAAACCAACAAGAGATATGAATTGGCATTTGTCAGGTCATGATGCTGAAGATGCTCTGCCTCTTGCTGATCTGTGATTTAATTCATCATACTTAAATCTTTGTTTATGTCAATTTTAGATCAATTACAACCTGCTTTGGTGTGGCATTATTTCAACGAGATTCGTCAGGTGCCGCGCCCTTCGAAAAAAGAGTCGAAAATTATTGCTTATTTGCAAGAAACCGGAAAGAAATTACATTTAGAAACCATAACTGATGCTGCGGGTAATGTCATTATCCGTAAACCGGCTATTCCTGGCAAGGAAAATCGTCCTACTGTTATTCTTCAGTCTCACATGGATATGGTTTGTGAAAAGAATAATGACGTCACGCATGATTTTCTGAACGATCCGATTGAGATTTATATTGAAGACAACTGGGTGAAGGCTAAAGGTACTACTTTGGGTGCTGATAATGGTATTGGCATAGCCGCTTCACTGGCAGTGCTGGCATCTGATGATGTACAACATGGCCCTATCGAATGTCTATTTACAGTCGATGAAGAAACGGGTCTGACAGGCGCTGCTGCTTTGCAACCCAATATTTTAACGGGCAATATTTTGTTAAATCTTGACTCGGAAGATGATGGGGAAATCTTCATTGGTTGCGCTGGAGGTATCGATACAGTAGCTACTTTGCCTTTTGAATACCAAAACGTTCCGGATAACTATTTCTGGGCACTTGTTGAAGTGAAGGGATTGACGGGGGGACATTCCGGAGATGATATTGACAAGGGATTTGCCAACGCCAATAAAGTTTTGAATCGCTTCTTGTGGCAACAGGCACATAAGACTTCATTACGTATTGCTTCTATTGATGGTGGCAACCTGCGTAATGCAATTGCTCGGGAGGCACATGCTGTCATCGGAGTTCCTAATGGAGAAAAAGAATCATTGCGGGTTGATTTTAACGTTTTTGCTGCAATGATTGAAAAGGAACTGGAGCATAAGGAACCTAATATACGCTTGGAATTAAGTTCTGAAACAGCACCGGAAAAAGCTATAGATAAGAAAACGACCGATCTTTTGCTGAATGCATTATATGCTTGTCCACATGGCGTTATCCGTATGAGCGATACGATGCCCGGTTTGGTGGAGACATCAACCAATCTGGCTTCTGTGAAGATGTCGGGCAACACGATTATCATCACCACCAGCCAACGTAGCTCCATTGATTCTGCCAAGCATGATGTGGCGGCTATGGTTAACAGCGTATTTACATTGGCAGGTGCTTCAGTGCAACATGGAGAAGGTTATCCCGGATGGCAGCCTAATCCGGAATCGCCTGTTGTGAAGCTAACCGCTTCTCTGTATGAAAAGCTTTTCCAGCAGAAACCTCACGTACGTGCTATTCATGCCGGATTGGAATGTGGTCTCTTTCTGGAAAAATATCCTCAATGGGATATGGTTTCTTTTGGCCCAACCATTCGTGGCGCCCATTCTCCGTCCGAACGTTTGGACATTGTGGCTACTCAACGTTTTTGGAAATTATTGATTACGTTGCTTGCTGAGATTTAATTCTAAAAACACATCTGTTCCGCAACGATTTCAATAGTAATCGTTGCGGTTTTATATCATTACTAGCAGAATAATTGTAAAAAAGACACCACCATGTCATCTGAAAAAATTACTGTATCCGTACTATCTGTGGCCGCTGCTTTATTTCTGACCATTATAAAGTTAGTGGTGGGATATGAGACGAACAGTTTAGGTATCCTTTCGGAAGCCCTGCACTCCGGGTTGGATGTTGTTGCTGCTGTTATCACGCTCGCGGCTGTTCATATTTCGGATAAACCGGCAGACCGGGAGCATCATTACGGGCATGGTAAAGTAGAAAATTTTTCAGCACTTATCGAAGCTGTTTTATTATTACTGACCTGTAGCTGGATTATTTATGAAGCTATCTACCGGCTGACACATCCTGCCATTCATGTCGAAGTGACCATTTGGAGCTACGCCGTTGTTTTATTAGCGATTGGAGTGGATATAACACGGTCCATTTCGTTGAGAAGAGTTGCGAAAAAGTATAATAGCCAGGCACTGGAAGCTGATGCGCTTCATTTTTCTTCTGATATATTAAGTTCAGGCGTGGTGTTGGCAGGATTGATCGGGGCAGAACTGGGATGGTTTGTCACCGACTCGATTGCAGGACTTTTAGTGGCTATTATTGTTATAGTCATTTCATTTCAACTGGCTAAAAGAGCAGTAGACTCCTTACTGGATAAAGCTCCCAGAGAGGTTGAAATGCAGATCAAAGAAGTATTAAAGCATAATCATGACATCACGGGTTATCATGATTTGCAGGTACGATCCTCCGGAGGAGATGTTTTCGTAGATGTTTGCATTCATGTCCCGCCTGAAGAATCAATCCTGGTGGCTCATAACACGGCGGACAGCCTGGAGAAAGAGATCAGCGAGTCTGTTCGTTTTAAAGTACACACTACTATTCATATTGAGCCCGAGGGACATAATATAATAAAATAACTGAATAACCGAACAACAGGAAGATGAAAGCCTACAAGGAGATAGCGGGCTGGTAGCTAGTAGATAATAGAAATCTGATAATCTGAATTTAAGGAAGTTACTGAAAGAAGAGAAGATAGCACTACTATCTACTGAATACGTTAACTCCTGATCTTCTTTTAGCTCCTGGCATTTCTTTGATCTCTCAGCGTCTCAAGAAACATTATAACCACATGAAATTTCAAACAGAAATATTGATTCCAAATGCTGCCGAAACAATCTCTTATCAGGATGAATTACTCTTGATGGGATCTTGTTTTGTGGAAAACATGGGCAAGAAATTTCAGGAGCTGAATTTTCAGGTTACTGTGAATCCTTTTGGCGTACTTTACAATCCGGCTTCAATAGCCGGAGCTTTGGAGCGATTGATGAATCCTGTTCCTTTTGAGGCTGCTGATCTGTTTCATTATGAAGAGATATGGCATAGTTTTGCGCATCACAGTCGTTTCTCCCTAGTTTCAGAGAAAGAAACCTTACATGCCATGAATGACGAGCTGGCCTTAGGCGCTAAACGCCTAAAGAAAGCACGCTGGTTGATTATAACTTTTGGAACGGCATGGATTTATCGCTTGGCAGACACAGGAATGATTGTAGCTAATTGTCATAAACTTCCGGAAAAGCAGTTTCTCCGGTCGCGAATGAGCGGGGCAGATATTGTAGAGCAGTTTATCCCATTGATTCGTAGACTAAAAGGCATGAATCCGGATCTTCAGATCCTGATGACGGTCAGCCCAATCAGGCACTGGAAGGATGGCGCTCACGAAAATCAGTTGAGTAAGGCTATCTTATTGCTGGCCATTGAACAGCTGCAGCAACAGTTTGCTTTTGTGCATTACTTTCCGGCTTATGAACTGATGTTGGATGAATTGAGAGATTATCGTTTTTATGCCGAGGATATGATGCATCCCAATGCTATAGCTATTGATTTTATTTGGGAGAAGCTCCTACTGCATTATATTCATCCTGATACACAACGTACAATCAGGGAAGTCGAACAAATCAATAAAGCCTTACAACATCGTGCTTTGCATCCTGATTCGGAAGCATACAGCAAGTTTCGTCAACAATTGGATCAAAAGATAAAAACTTTGCAGAAAGCATATCCTTTTCTTCGTTTTGACAAATAAACTTTAAGGTCGTTTCGGAGAAAAAGAAAAGCGTTGGGGAAAGAAATTCTTAATCCAACGCTTTTTTAATAATGAAAAGTGTCACCTATTTAGCAGGTTTCAACTTCTTTGTTGATTTTTTTGATCAATCCTTGTAATACTGTTCCAGGCCCTAATTCGCGGAACCATCCGGCGCCGTCAGTAATCATGTTTTGAACGGTTTGTGTCCAGCGTACAGGAGATGTCAATTGTGATACAAGATTTTGCTTGATGATTTCCGGATCTGTTTGAGGTTGTGCATTTACATTTTGGTAAACCGGACAGATTGGTTGATGGAAAGTTGTTGCCTGAATCGCTTTTTCCAATTCTGCGCGGGCAGGTTCCATCAATGGTGAATGGAATGCTCCTCCGACTGATAGCATCAATGCACGTTTTGCTCCGGCTTCTTTCAATAAGTCACATGCTTTTTGTACAGCTTCCACTTCACCGGAGATGACCAATTGCCCGGGGCAATTAAAATTGGCAGGAACGACAACGCCTTCTACAGAACTGCAAATAGATTCCACAACATCATCGGCCAGACCTAAAACGGCTGCCATGGTGGAAGGTTTGGCTTCGCAAGCTTTTTGCATTGCCATAGCACGGGCGGAAACTAAACGTAAGCCGTCTTCGAATGAAAGCGCATTGGAAGCTACTAAAGCCGAGAACTCGCCTAAAGAGTGACCAGCTACCATATCAGGGGTAAATTCGTTGCCAAGTGTTTTTGCTAAAATCACCGAATGGAGAAAAATAGCCGGTTGTGTTACTTTGGTCTGGCGTAGATCTTCGTCAGTGCCTGCAAACATTAAATCGGTTATTCTAAAACCAAGTATTTCGTTGGCTTGCTCAAAGAGTGTTTTTGCCTGATCGTTTGTTTCGTACAAGTCTTTACCCATGCCCACAAATTGAGCGCCCTGACCGGGAAATACAAATGCTTTCTTCATAATTGATGTGTATTTGAAATTTAACGCACAAAGATAACCCATTTTATTGATACAGCACAGTTGTGGGTTTATGCCGGGGCGTTACTCGAACAGTAGTTCTCCGAAAAATTCAGGACGATGAAAATCAGGGGATTTTGTGTTAATTGGACTCCAGCTTACATAATGCTTCATGCTTGTTCCATCGGCACATTTATAAAAATTGCCCATGATTTTCTTTGGCAAATGATCGGGCCGTATGCCCAGTAATTTGAAAGGAATGGCAACCGTAAGTTCCCATTCGAAAATTCCTTCCATTTCATTAAAAGCTTTTTTCTCCATGGAAGGATAACGGTCTATTTGTACCATCTCATTTGTTGGACGCAATTTGCCGTGTCGTGGTTCAGTGTAAATGCCAGAATAACATGCCCCAATGCAATTGAACTCAAAATTCATATATTCGGTATGTTCCGGTAGCTGACAAAAAAACTCTATGCAACTATCTTCCCAAACAGGAGTTTGGTCACGATCGTTGATTGCTCTCAAGACATTACCGATTACGGAATATTTGATAAAAAGATGAGTCGTTGATCTTCCTGCCCAAAAAAAGGAAATAGGTTTATATGGGAATAGGTCTGGCCAGTTAACATGTTCGATATTCCCTTCTCTCCCATTTTCTTCCAATACGTTGGCAGCTATCTCCGCTGTAGCATCATTCAATTGTGGAATGTAAGGAATTATAATTGATTTCATGTGTGTGTATTGTTTATTTATCAAAGGTCACATGGAACTCGCATAGCAAAGTCTATCATCATTTGTTTATTTTTAATTCAATCATGCTCGTTTCATGAGTAAAATCTTTTATCTGATGACAAATACCTGTTCCTACTGGCTTCTCTAGGATTATGATGCAATTATACGATTTTTTAAGCACAAAAAAAACATCTGTTTTTAGAAAATAAATGAATAATAGTTTCTGCTGCTACTATTCTGGTAGAAAAAGCCTTGGAAGCGCACTGATTTATCAGGAGTCAATGCCATGGAGCAGCTCTACTCAGAGTTAACCCAAATAGTTATAATTTCTTACAGAATATCATTCCTTTGCTTTCGTCAGCAAAAGTTGAAGCAAACAGATAATGATCGCCTCCTTCTTTTAATTGGAATTTGTGCCGGATATCTGCAACGGTCATGGGAAAATTGCGTACGGCTACATTTGCCTGCAAAGAGGGAAGCCATTTTCGTAGCGATGCTTTGTTCAGCGGGAAGGTGGTTACGACTTCAAAGATACGTCCCGGAAAATTGGAAATCAACTGATCTGAAGTATACAGATGCGATGCCGGATGAAGTTTTTCAAGGGAAAATCGGAAGGCGAGCAATCGGTAAGCGCCCGCTTTCATTAAGGCTACATTGGGTTCGTACAGGTATTGTTTTACAATAGCAGTATAATGAGCAGTAGCGTTTTTTTCTTCTTTTTGAAAAAAAGCAAAACGGCCATCTTCCTGCATCCCGAAATGAACTGCCGTGATTTCAGTTTCTGTGGGATAATTTACACATTCGAATAAAAGCTCCTTGCATTCGTTTTTTATTGCAATAATATGCACTTTTTCTACATATGGCAAAGTAGTTATGGCCTGCGATATGTCCATCATGGGCGATATCTTGATAATAAACCGAGACGCGTGTTGATAAAACAAGGACATTGCCTCCAAAACATTCGGTTCATATTTGTCCAAAGCAATAACGCGTTGCTGGTGTTCGTTGCGCCGTGAAGGGTCAATATAAAGTACATCAAATTGCCGGTTGCTTTTTTGTAAAAATGTTATCCCGTCATCACAATAAGTTTCAATCGGAGCATGCATTGCGTCAAAATTGTGTCTGGCAATGGCAACTAATTCAGGATTGTGCTCTACATAAACCAGTTGTTTAGCAGCTTCGGACATATATAGACTATCGATTCCCAATCCTCCCGTTAAATCAATAACTGTCTTGTCTTTCACCAGGTTTGCCTTATAATGTGCTGTTGTTTCAGATGAAGCCTGCTCCATGGACAGCTGGGGAGGATAGATAATGTTGTCGTTTTCAAGCAGACTCGGAAACTTAACAGATGCTTTGCGACGCCCACTGATTTGTTGTACAGCAAACGGTATATCAACATCAGGATATTTGGCTGCATGCAACAGCAGTTCCATAACATCATCATGCTGATGCGATGATATAAAATGCTTCAGTGTTTCAGTTAGCTCCATGTTAGAATCCTATCCCACGTCAGGAAACGTATTATTTTTTACATACATAAATGCTGGCTTCGTAGAGAAGTACCAAAGGAAGGCAAACAGCAAGCATAGTAAACGGATCTGCCGGAGTAATTATACCGGCAATGATAAAGATGACAACAATAGCATGTCGTCTGTATTTGCGCATAAAACTACGCTTCAGGATACCTAGTCGCGAGAGCAGGTACACCAGAATGGGAAGCTCAAAAACGGCCCCGATAGAAATGAGCGTAGTGGTAAACAGGCTGATGTATGAACTTAAAGAGATCAGGTTTTTAATATCGGGGCTGATCTGATACATGTAGAAAAAGTGGACTGCTACCGGGAAAATAATTATGTACGAGATGGAGACTCCGATGAAAAACAGGATAGCTCCGGCCATAAATGTCCAGACAACCGGACGTCGTTCGCTGGCATAAAGCGCTGGACTGATGAACCGCCAAAGCTCATAGAAGAAATAAGGAAAAGAAAGAATTAAACCCAGCCAGAAAGCAACTGAAAGATGGGTCATAAACTGACCGGTGAGCTGAAAATTTACCAGATTAAGATTGAAAGGGACAATACGGAGGGAATGAATATAGAACAGTGCCCCCAACTTATCAATCCAATGATAGACAAAAAAGCTGGAACTCTTCGGGGCAAAGATGGCTGTAAAAACCCACTCTTTAGCCAGAAAAACAGCTATCATCAAGGCGACCAGAACAACCGCACAACGCATTAGCATCCACCGCAAGGCTTCCAGGTGATCCCAAAACGTCATCTCATCTTCTTCTTTCGATTTCATACATGAATAACTTTTTAAAGGTCGTATGGAACTCGCACATCAATCATTCTCATGTGTTTGGATATAAATAATGTACATGCTCGTTTCATGCTTACTATATTCTTTTAATCTACTGATAATTTTAATTCGTTGATGCAATGGTTTTAAATCCGATTAGCTGATCATACCGGCTTCCCATCGGACGATAATAAACGTAAATGGCATATTGATTGTCCGTTTGCCAGTAGCTTCCTTCGATTGGCAAAGTCGACCCAACCGAATCTCCTTTGGGAACATACAAATAGAGATAGTTGTATCCGCCTTGTTTGAGTAACAGTGTCTTGTCATAAGCTTGTTGCTGGCCGTTGTAATCGAGTCGATCACTGTCGTTGAACTGGTTATAGACGAAGTTTCCACTTAAGTACAACGACCCTTCAAAAAGCGGATGATCGTCGGGCAAGGTAAAGTGAACATACATGTAATCGGCTTCTATATCACTATCGGAATGATTCTGGATGTTGATCAGGTAATTGCCATGCACGTCCGGTTCTTTTTCAAACGAGCGTCCGGCACGGATGGGATCATCGTTTAATGTAGCATGATAGGCAGGAGCAATGTATTGGATGCCTTTCACTCCTATAGCAGCCAGATAAACGGACGAAATGTCAAACTGGCGGTATGAGTTTCCTCCTTCAAAGATCAGCGCCTTGTTGTTGGAGAAAGTTTGTAGCGTCTGGGTAGAGTAGGTAGGTTGTGGGTTGTACACCTCATTGTCGCGACGATCGTTTTGCCGCACCAACACATGCATCTCTGAAAATACATCCCGGATGGGAAAGTTGCTGTTGTCAACCGTAAAATCAAGTTGCTGGTACCTCCCGTTCATTTCTGTGTCGGTATTGCCTCGAACCGAACCATTGATTGCCACATGTGGATCGACTACGGAGAAACAGGCGTAAGCTACTACTTTGTCGGGATCATTATCTTCATAAATGGTCACGACATAATTACCCGAAAGTTTCATGCTGGTATTGTCGTTTGGGAAACGCAGCCAGTAATGTGTGTACAGAAAAGTGGTATTCACCGATAATGCCGACTCGGTGATGGTTCCGGTCTGGAAGCCGTTGATAGCTTCCATATCTGATACATCCGATAATTGCCAGTTGGCATCGCAATGCCTGATCGAATAGTAATAGTTTTTGCTGTCGTGCGACATTTCATCAAATTGGATCAGAATATCTTTCTGACTGTTCAATACAATGACGGGAAGAGACATTGGGGCTCCTTCCACACTTACCTGCAATGTTTTAATCTGACCGGAGACAGGATGGGTGTAAAACGGAGCTTGCGCCATGACATACCATGACAATAAAGCAGAAAGCGAAAACAGGAATCGTTTCATGGATTGCAGCATTAAGTGGCTATGCGATGCAAATGTAACAAAAAGAACATTTGCAGGCAATAGAATGACATTGCTAAGAATAACGTTTCAAAGCATCACTGGCTATTATTTCTTTACAGGTTGGCTGCGTTTGAATCGTGCTTTTGCTTCCGGCTGCATTTTTTCGCAGGCATACTGGAAGATCAGCCGGGGCGAGGTTTCCTTCCATTGGAGTAAAAAGGCTTCCGTCGCTTCGGGGTTCAGCTTCCATGCTTCGCGCAAATACCATCCGATGCCCTGATGCACCTCTCTTACAGGATCCTGCATCAGGATGTCCAGAAACGGGAACAGGGAAGTGATTTCGCCGGGATTCTTCTTAATCCATTTGATGAGAGTAACCGGCACCGACCGTCGCTGGAAAGGATTCTTCGCTTGCAACCATGGACGAAACTCTTCCACAGTGACGATGTGTTGCAGAAGGAATTTCGGAAGGATAATCATTCCGAGCGTATCGGCATGCGCCCAGTTTGTGATGCCAATGGCATACCACGAAGCAATGGTGTCGAAGGTCTTCCGACTGAATTGTTTTCCGAATGCATCCGTCAGCAGCAGTGCAAATGAGGCTTCTTCATACTTTTCTGCTGCAATTAATGCCGGCGCTGCTGCCAGCACTGTTTCCAACGTGATTCCATCCGTTTGCCGCAATGTTTTTACTTCAGCCTGCATCTCAGGCTGGGATAGTCCGTATGCATTGTATTCGCCTTTAAAAAAACGGCTGTACTTCTTTACGTTTGCTTCGTTGGCATGTTGCATGCAGAACGTCCGTATTGCCACGGCCAGATTGTCGGGAGTCATGTGATAATTTATTTTTGATTCAGTGATTGCATAATAAGATTCACGAGATCTTTCGGAGCGTTCGGATCTTGCATGGTTTCTTTAATTTTTTGTTTCTGTTCCGGAGTCAGCAGGTCGGTCATTTGCCGGATGCCGTCTGTTAATGTATCAAGCGCATGCGAAACGATGACCGTCACCTTCTGGTTGTATTGCCGTTCCAGGGTAGTGTCAGGCTGATTGGCAAGCAGGTTGGTGTTGATTTGTTTCAGGAGCGAAAGTAATTGGGGAATAGCCGGAGCGAGGCTTTTCATTACGGAGTCTTTCAAAGCCGACATCTTTGCCAGTTGTGCTTTGGTGAGCATGTTGCTGGTATCTTTCGGTGCAACCGGCTCCGGATGATTCCATTGCAAGATCACATCTTTAATTTTCATCCGGTTGCGGGCTATAAAAGTACGGTTGGAAATATTTTTGCCATCATTGCCTTTTTCTACTTTACTCCAACTCCCCAACGTATATTTATAGGCATATTTTTTCCCTTTAAAACAAGGAATGACCAGCCGGTAGTGTGTCTTGTCGATGCGGTGCATCATGTAGCTGCTGTCGCCGGGATTCCAGTTGTTAAATGATCCGGCGAGGAAAACGGAAGAATCTTTTTGAATGCCGGTGCCCGGAAGTTTCACCATCAATTCAACGGCGGCAACCTGTGCTGTGGCGGGAACGTACGAAAACAAACATCCTGAAAG
The sequence above is drawn from the Microbacter margulisiae genome and encodes:
- the fabD gene encoding ACP S-malonyltransferase; protein product: MKKAFVFPGQGAQFVGMGKDLYETNDQAKTLFEQANEILGFRITDLMFAGTDEDLRQTKVTQPAIFLHSVILAKTLGNEFTPDMVAGHSLGEFSALVASNALSFEDGLRLVSARAMAMQKACEAKPSTMAAVLGLADDVVESICSSVEGVVVPANFNCPGQLVISGEVEAVQKACDLLKEAGAKRALMLSVGGAFHSPLMEPARAELEKAIQATTFHQPICPVYQNVNAQPQTDPEIIKQNLVSQLTSPVRWTQTVQNMITDGAGWFRELGPGTVLQGLIKKINKEVETC
- a CDS encoding carbohydrate-binding family 9-like protein, with the translated sequence MKSIIIPYIPQLNDATAEIAANVLEENGREGNIEHVNWPDLFPYKPISFFWAGRSTTHLFIKYSVIGNVLRAINDRDQTPVWEDSCIEFFCQLPEHTEYMNFEFNCIGACYSGIYTEPRHGKLRPTNEMVQIDRYPSMEKKAFNEMEGIFEWELTVAIPFKLLGIRPDHLPKKIMGNFYKCADGTSMKHYVSWSPINTKSPDFHRPEFFGELLFE
- a CDS encoding aminoacyl-histidine dipeptidase translates to MSILDQLQPALVWHYFNEIRQVPRPSKKESKIIAYLQETGKKLHLETITDAAGNVIIRKPAIPGKENRPTVILQSHMDMVCEKNNDVTHDFLNDPIEIYIEDNWVKAKGTTLGADNGIGIAASLAVLASDDVQHGPIECLFTVDEETGLTGAAALQPNILTGNILLNLDSEDDGEIFIGCAGGIDTVATLPFEYQNVPDNYFWALVEVKGLTGGHSGDDIDKGFANANKVLNRFLWQQAHKTSLRIASIDGGNLRNAIAREAHAVIGVPNGEKESLRVDFNVFAAMIEKELEHKEPNIRLELSSETAPEKAIDKKTTDLLLNALYACPHGVIRMSDTMPGLVETSTNLASVKMSGNTIIITTSQRSSIDSAKHDVAAMVNSVFTLAGASVQHGEGYPGWQPNPESPVVKLTASLYEKLFQQKPHVRAIHAGLECGLFLEKYPQWDMVSFGPTIRGAHSPSERLDIVATQRFWKLLITLLAEI
- a CDS encoding Spy/CpxP family protein refolding chaperone, with the translated sequence MKRLSSLLFILSGCLFSYVPATAQVAAVELMVKLPGTGIQKDSSVFLAGSFNNWNPGDSSYMMHRIDKTHYRLVIPCFKGKKYAYKYTLGSWSKVEKGNDGKNISNRTFIARNRMKIKDVILQWNHPEPVAPKDTSNMLTKAQLAKMSALKDSVMKSLAPAIPQLLSLLKQINTNLLANQPDTTLERQYNQKVTVIVSHALDTLTDGIRQMTDLLTPEQKQKIKETMQDPNAPKDLVNLIMQSLNQK
- a CDS encoding glycosyltransferase; the protein is MNFLLPEQWQLPDKILLTALVITFGVQLYYYLYHFNSVLRYKRNLRKGIVPFLETTPPVSVIICAKNESEHLREFLPSVLEQDYPQYEVIVINDGSTDATEELLREMSKQYPHLYRTFVPDSANVISTKKLGITIGIKAAKYDLLLFTDADCKPTDKQWIRNMSRNFTQGTELVIGYGGYQKSKTLLGQLISFDTLFIGLESLGFALTGHPYMGVGRNMAYRKETFLREKGFSKFLKLQSGDDDLFVNRIANEYNTRVEISPESVTWSVPKATFNGWFRQKERHLSTSRFYTMRSLTMLGVEVLTRGLFYLLLLAILLFSPSLLKMIAFALFLCRYGIQLWTVNKIAKQWDEQRFYITLVLFDMFLPLVNLYIHLFGKKGNYQWK
- a CDS encoding cation diffusion facilitator family transporter, with product MSSEKITVSVLSVAAALFLTIIKLVVGYETNSLGILSEALHSGLDVVAAVITLAAVHISDKPADREHHYGHGKVENFSALIEAVLLLLTCSWIIYEAIYRLTHPAIHVEVTIWSYAVVLLAIGVDITRSISLRRVAKKYNSQALEADALHFSSDILSSGVVLAGLIGAELGWFVTDSIAGLLVAIIVIVISFQLAKRAVDSLLDKAPREVEMQIKEVLKHNHDITGYHDLQVRSSGGDVFVDVCIHVPPEESILVAHNTADSLEKEISESVRFKVHTTIHIEPEGHNIIK
- a CDS encoding GSCFA domain-containing protein, with the protein product MKFQTEILIPNAAETISYQDELLLMGSCFVENMGKKFQELNFQVTVNPFGVLYNPASIAGALERLMNPVPFEAADLFHYEEIWHSFAHHSRFSLVSEKETLHAMNDELALGAKRLKKARWLIITFGTAWIYRLADTGMIVANCHKLPEKQFLRSRMSGADIVEQFIPLIRRLKGMNPDLQILMTVSPIRHWKDGAHENQLSKAILLLAIEQLQQQFAFVHYFPAYELMLDELRDYRFYAEDMMHPNAIAIDFIWEKLLLHYIHPDTQRTIREVEQINKALQHRALHPDSEAYSKFRQQLDQKIKTLQKAYPFLRFDK
- a CDS encoding DNA alkylation repair protein; the protein is MTPDNLAVAIRTFCMQHANEANVKKYSRFFKGEYNAYGLSQPEMQAEVKTLRQTDGITLETVLAAAPALIAAEKYEEASFALLLTDAFGKQFSRKTFDTIASWYAIGITNWAHADTLGMIILPKFLLQHIVTVEEFRPWLQAKNPFQRRSVPVTLIKWIKKNPGEITSLFPFLDILMQDPVREVHQGIGWYLREAWKLNPEATEAFLLQWKETSPRLIFQYACEKMQPEAKARFKRSQPVKK
- a CDS encoding class I SAM-dependent methyltransferase; this encodes MELTETLKHFISSHQHDDVMELLLHAAKYPDVDIPFAVQQISGRRKASVKFPSLLENDNIIYPPQLSMEQASSETTAHYKANLVKDKTVIDLTGGLGIDSLYMSEAAKQLVYVEHNPELVAIARHNFDAMHAPIETYCDDGITFLQKSNRQFDVLYIDPSRRNEHQQRVIALDKYEPNVLEAMSLFYQHASRFIIKISPMMDISQAITTLPYVEKVHIIAIKNECKELLFECVNYPTETEITAVHFGMQEDGRFAFFQKEEKNATAHYTAIVKQYLYEPNVALMKAGAYRLLAFRFSLEKLHPASHLYTSDQLISNFPGRIFEVVTTFPLNKASLRKWLPSLQANVAVRNFPMTVADIRHKFQLKEGGDHYLFASTFADESKGMIFCKKL
- a CDS encoding DUF5103 domain-containing protein, with protein sequence MKRFLFSLSALLSWYVMAQAPFYTHPVSGQIKTLQVSVEGAPMSLPVIVLNSQKDILIQFDEMSHDSKNYYYSIRHCDANWQLSDVSDMEAINGFQTGTITESALSVNTTFLYTHYWLRFPNDNTSMKLSGNYVVTIYEDNDPDKVVAYACFSVVDPHVAINGSVRGNTDTEMNGRYQQLDFTVDNSNFPIRDVFSEMHVLVRQNDRRDNEVYNPQPTYSTQTLQTFSNNKALIFEGGNSYRQFDISSVYLAAIGVKGIQYIAPAYHATLNDDPIRAGRSFEKEPDVHGNYLINIQNHSDSDIEADYMYVHFTLPDDHPLFEGSLYLSGNFVYNQFNDSDRLDYNGQQQAYDKTLLLKQGGYNYLYLYVPKGDSVGSTLPIEGSYWQTDNQYAIYVYYRPMGSRYDQLIGFKTIASTN
- the tatC gene encoding twin-arginine translocase subunit TatC; this encodes MKSKEEDEMTFWDHLEALRWMLMRCAVVLVALMIAVFLAKEWVFTAIFAPKSSSFFVYHWIDKLGALFYIHSLRIVPFNLNLVNFQLTGQFMTHLSVAFWLGLILSFPYFFYELWRFISPALYASERRPVVWTFMAGAILFFIGVSISYIIIFPVAVHFFYMYQISPDIKNLISLSSYISLFTTTLISIGAVFELPILVYLLSRLGILKRSFMRKYRRHAIVVIFIIAGIITPADPFTMLAVCLPLVLLYEASIYVCKK